In the genome of Drosophila subpulchrella strain 33 F10 #4 breed RU33 chromosome 2L, RU_Dsub_v1.1 Primary Assembly, whole genome shotgun sequence, one region contains:
- the LOC119547490 gene encoding uncharacterized protein LOC119547490 isoform X1: MRLFLILLFVSVTLGNKKALLCIKDCPIDVFDVSCSFDKFCYFEAENKCHVEIEKCMRRAYNKPAFVKKKTGYCLKENYPRRAKPCIPMITSSVLPVKNDFDQRYNQKLFATG, encoded by the exons ATGCGTCTATTCCTAATTCTTCTTTTTG TTTCTGTAACTCTGGGTAATAAGAAAGCCCTACTTTGCATCAAAGATTGCCCAATAGATGTATTTGACGTATCGTGTTCCTTTGACAAATTCTGTTACTTTGAAGCAGAAAACAAATGCCACGTTGAAATTGAGAAATGCATGAGAAGAGCCTATAATAAACCAG CTTTTGTTAAAAAGAAGACAGGATATTGCTTAAAGGAGAACTATCCAAGGCGAGCGAAACCTTGCATTCCAATGATTACATCCAGTGTACTACCAGTAAAAAATGACTTTGACCAAAGGTACAATCAAAAACTTTTCGCTACGGGTTAG
- the LOC119547490 gene encoding uncharacterized protein LOC119547490 isoform X2, whose translation MHKTLTNFVSKNIEKISVQVAALEMKLFIISLLAFMLVGFGWGKNCKKTCGPCILPTCNFDGKCYFEGSSSCLLENEKCRRKMKKLPPFIKTEAGFCEEGVKKCKY comes from the exons ATGCATAAAACCCTAACAAATTTCGTctctaaaaatattgaaaaaatatcaGTTCAAGTAGCTGCCTTGGAAATGaagttatttattatttctttactGG CTTTTATGCTAGTCGGTTTTGGATGGGGTAAGAATTGCAAAAAGACTTGCGGACCTTGCATCTTGCCCACCTGCAACTTTGATGGAAAGTGCTACTTTGAGGGATCCAGCTCTTGTCTCCTGGAAAACGAAAAGTGCCGACGAAAGATGAAAAAACTTCCAC catTTATAAAAACAGAAGCGGGATTCTGCGAGGAaggtgttaagaaatgtaaatattaa